The following coding sequences are from one Bdellovibrionota bacterium window:
- a CDS encoding DUF1302 family protein codes for MRKRPWVILAILGFGTTAHAQEVTAPSEGKSPFQFHGFFLGALSGRLTGESPPGSDGGDFVLAEERVRLDLQGAFSSAFLQIKGDAFHDAIQNEVHGDLREAYAGYAEGPVDLRFGRQIVTWGVGDLFYVNDVFPKDWESFFSGRPMEYLKLGVDGFRTQIFSSAVNVDLLVIPFFTPDRLPSAQRFFFFDPFSSISNRIVTEPESRYSNIEAAVRLSRRLLDTDLSLYFDRGFWRNPSVRVDDPAAPTTATEFHPELFVYGASLQRNLAGGVISLEGGYYDSADDRNGTDSTVPNSEWRFLVGHQRELWRDFIAGIQFYGEVLDNYGAYRDTLPAGFPARDRFRGVISTRLTQWLKYQTLKLTLFAAVSPTDADYFVQPEISYRVTDSLGVAIGANIFGGSEVTTFFGQFDKSDNAYLQVRYDF; via the coding sequence ATGCGAAAGCGGCCGTGGGTCATCCTGGCGATTCTTGGATTCGGAACCACGGCTCACGCGCAAGAGGTCACAGCGCCAAGTGAAGGGAAAAGCCCGTTTCAGTTCCATGGGTTCTTCCTGGGAGCCCTCTCCGGACGTCTCACAGGCGAAAGCCCTCCCGGCAGCGACGGCGGCGATTTCGTCCTGGCGGAGGAACGAGTGCGCCTCGATCTCCAAGGAGCTTTCTCTTCGGCCTTCCTCCAAATCAAGGGGGACGCGTTTCACGATGCGATTCAAAACGAAGTCCACGGCGATCTCCGCGAGGCCTACGCCGGGTATGCCGAAGGCCCGGTGGATCTCCGCTTCGGCCGGCAGATCGTCACCTGGGGAGTGGGTGACCTCTTCTATGTCAACGACGTTTTCCCCAAAGACTGGGAGTCGTTCTTCTCCGGTCGGCCGATGGAGTACTTGAAGCTCGGGGTCGACGGTTTTCGCACACAGATCTTTTCGAGCGCAGTGAACGTGGATCTTCTTGTGATCCCTTTCTTCACACCCGATCGCCTCCCCTCTGCCCAAAGATTTTTCTTTTTCGATCCGTTCTCGTCGATTTCCAACCGTATTGTCACCGAGCCGGAAAGCCGTTATTCAAACATCGAGGCGGCCGTGCGTCTCTCCCGCCGTCTCCTCGATACCGACCTCTCGCTCTATTTCGACCGGGGCTTCTGGCGGAACCCGAGCGTGCGAGTGGACGATCCCGCCGCCCCCACGACCGCCACGGAGTTTCATCCCGAGCTTTTTGTCTACGGCGCAAGCCTTCAAAGAAACCTCGCAGGTGGAGTGATCAGTTTGGAGGGAGGGTATTACGACTCGGCCGACGACAGAAACGGGACAGATTCCACCGTTCCGAATTCGGAATGGCGTTTTTTGGTCGGACATCAGCGCGAACTCTGGCGCGATTTTATCGCCGGGATTCAGTTCTACGGAGAGGTGCTCGACAACTATGGCGCGTACCGGGATACGCTCCCGGCCGGTTTTCCGGCACGCGACCGGTTTCGAGGCGTGATCTCGACGCGGCTCACGCAGTGGCTTAAATACCAGACCTTGAAGCTCACCCTCTTTGCCGCCGTAAGCCCCACGGATGCCGACTACTTCGTTCAGCCCGAGATCTCTTACAGAGTGACAGACTCGTTGGGTGTTGCCATCGGAGCAAATATATTCGGCGGAAGCGAAGTAACGACATTCTTCGGGCAATTCGACAAGAGCGACAACGCGTATCTTCAGGTTCGGTATGATTTTTGA